In Ruminococcaceae bacterium R-25, one genomic interval encodes:
- a CDS encoding phosphate starvation-inducible protein PhoH, whose protein sequence is MEERIEQLKNSLHSAGVYASRIADYFSVSIEHDGKGFVIEGDDTNDVLTAKDVFIALDKLSSDSEIDETDISYLLNIAREGRLEEFLKTSDEVFYMTPSGRAIKPRTLGQRLYVDSLKKSELVICCGPAGTGKTFLGVAMAVKALKSREVSRIILTRPAIEAGERLGFLPGDIEEKVNPYMRPIYDALSALLGQEMFERYYDKGVIEVSPLAFMRGRNLDDCFVLLDEAQNTTPEQMKMFLTRLGVNCRACVCGDFTQIDLPKGILSGLKDAITVLDGVEGIKIVSLNDSDIVRNSLVARIVRAYENARQGDL, encoded by the coding sequence TTGGAAGAAAGAATCGAACAGCTTAAGAATTCACTGCATTCGGCAGGCGTTTACGCTTCAAGAATTGCCGATTATTTTAGTGTCTCGATAGAGCACGACGGCAAGGGTTTTGTTATAGAAGGCGATGACACCAACGATGTCTTAACGGCCAAAGATGTCTTTATTGCGCTTGATAAGCTGTCTTCTGATTCGGAGATCGATGAAACCGATATCTCATATCTTTTGAATATCGCCAGAGAAGGAAGACTTGAAGAGTTCTTAAAGACCTCAGATGAAGTCTTTTACATGACACCTTCAGGCAGAGCAATCAAGCCGAGGACTTTAGGTCAGAGGCTTTATGTTGATTCGCTGAAGAAGTCTGAACTCGTGATCTGCTGCGGTCCTGCAGGAACAGGTAAGACTTTCCTTGGCGTGGCAATGGCCGTTAAAGCCTTAAAGAGCAGGGAAGTATCAAGGATCATCCTTACAAGACCTGCTATTGAAGCCGGTGAGCGCTTAGGCTTTTTGCCCGGCGATATCGAAGAAAAGGTAAACCCCTACATGCGTCCTATCTACGATGCTCTCTCGGCGCTTCTGGGCCAAGAGATGTTTGAGCGTTATTACGATAAGGGCGTAATAGAAGTTTCTCCTCTGGCTTTCATGAGAGGAAGAAACTTGGATGACTGTTTTGTCCTTCTTGATGAAGCGCAGAACACGACTCCCGAACAGATGAAGATGTTCCTTACAAGACTCGGCGTTAACTGCAGAGCTTGTGTTTGCGGCGATTTTACGCAGATAGACCTCCCCAAGGGAATCTTGAGCGGTCTTAAAGATGCAATAACGGTTTTAGACGGAGTGGAAGGCATAAAGATCGTAAGCCTTAATGATTCGGACATCGTAAGAAACAGTCTTGTTGCCAGAATCGTAAGAGCTTATGAGAATGCCAGGCAAGGTGATTTATGA
- a CDS encoding ribonuclease Y: MPQVSLLFVIIAGVVGLILGILIAAVYFKSGISGEQKRLAEDIAKSKEESNVLLANAQKEAENNKRDLLLQAKEEVSLVRSELEREAREKKQELAKERNRLEQKEENINRIEANCERKQEEIERRQQNIAELEARAKDYEQRKKTELEKVSGLTVADARSLVLDEAKREYTHDMALMLKQMEEKTKQDADKVAKDIIVNAIQRYASDYVSEVTVSVVNLPNDEMKGRIIGREGRNIRAIETITGVDLIIDDTPEAIVLSSFDPIRREIARMTIERLVADGRIHPARIEEMAGKAKKELNQTIKTEGEKAAFDTGVMNLHPELIKLLGRLRYRTSYGQNVLQHSIEVSWIAAMMADELGLDSNLARRGGLLHDIGKAVDFEQEGTHIQLGVDIAKKYHESPAVINCIEAHHGDVEPLSAEAVLVAAADAISAARPGARRENLETYIKRIEKLEEIATSFDGVEKSFAIQAGREIRVIVSPDKVSDDEMTLKARDICKKIEDELDYPGQIKVNVIRETRATDVAK; the protein is encoded by the coding sequence GTGCCACAAGTATCGTTATTATTTGTAATAATTGCGGGCGTTGTTGGACTTATTCTGGGTATATTAATTGCGGCAGTCTATTTTAAATCCGGTATTTCCGGCGAGCAAAAGAGACTTGCGGAGGATATTGCTAAATCTAAGGAGGAAAGCAATGTGCTTCTCGCAAATGCACAGAAAGAAGCTGAAAACAACAAGCGTGATTTGCTTTTGCAGGCAAAAGAAGAAGTCTCACTGGTTCGTTCTGAATTGGAGCGTGAAGCCAGAGAGAAGAAACAGGAGCTTGCAAAAGAGCGCAATAGGCTCGAGCAGAAAGAAGAAAATATCAATCGTATTGAAGCTAATTGCGAGCGCAAGCAGGAGGAGATCGAGAGACGTCAGCAGAATATTGCTGAACTCGAGGCAAGGGCGAAGGATTACGAGCAGCGTAAGAAGACTGAACTTGAGAAGGTTTCAGGACTTACGGTTGCAGATGCCAGAAGCTTAGTGCTTGACGAAGCAAAGCGTGAATATACACACGATATGGCCTTAATGCTCAAGCAGATGGAAGAGAAAACTAAACAAGATGCTGATAAGGTCGCCAAAGACATTATCGTTAACGCAATCCAGCGTTATGCATCTGACTATGTTTCCGAAGTCACAGTATCTGTTGTAAATCTCCCCAACGATGAGATGAAGGGTAGAATCATCGGTCGTGAAGGCAGAAACATCAGGGCAATCGAGACAATAACGGGCGTCGATCTTATTATCGACGACACTCCCGAAGCAATCGTACTTTCATCATTCGATCCTATCAGAAGAGAGATAGCTAGAATGACGATTGAAAGACTTGTTGCAGATGGAAGAATCCATCCGGCCAGAATCGAAGAGATGGCCGGCAAGGCAAAGAAGGAACTCAATCAGACTATCAAGACAGAGGGCGAGAAGGCAGCCTTTGATACAGGTGTTATGAACCTGCATCCTGAGCTTATTAAGCTTTTAGGCCGTCTCCGTTACCGCACATCGTACGGACAGAACGTGCTGCAGCATTCGATCGAAGTATCCTGGATCGCTGCAATGATGGCGGACGAACTCGGACTTGACAGTAATCTTGCAAGGCGCGGCGGCCTTTTGCATGATATCGGTAAGGCAGTAGATTTCGAGCAGGAAGGAACCCATATCCAGCTCGGTGTCGATATAGCGAAGAAGTATCATGAGAGCCCCGCAGTCATTAACTGCATCGAGGCGCACCATGGCGATGTTGAGCCTCTGAGCGCAGAAGCTGTATTAGTAGCAGCAGCCGATGCAATCTCAGCAGCAAGGCCGGGCGCAAGAAGAGAGAATCTCGAGACATACATCAAGAGGATCGAGAAGCTTGAAGAGATAGCAACAAGCTTCGATGGTGTAGAAAAGAGCTTTGCTATTCAGGCAGGCAGAGAGATTCGTGTTATCGTTTCACCTGATAAGGTTTCAGATGACGAGATGACGCTCAAGGCCCGTGATATCTGCAAGAAGATTGAGGATGAACTCGATTATCCCGGTCAGATCAAAGTTAATGTGATCAGAGAAACTAGGGCAACTGACGTTGCTAAATAA
- a CDS encoding RluA family pseudouridine synthase produces the protein MKMPVESKICGNDGVRLDSFVTEAFDSTYSRSFYKRLIDDGKIKVNGKVIIKAGTKLANGDVVEADIPAPAPDDSFIAQDIPLDIVYEDSDLLVINKPQGMVVHPAAGHSEGTLVNALLAHCKDDLSDINGVLRPGIVHRIDKDTSGLMLACKNNFTHLKLADMLSRHEIVREYRALVYGYVKEDRGMVDAPIGRSSNDRRKMAVNKDGKSAVTHFEVVERLGEITDMKLVLETGRTHQIRVHMAYINHPVVGDPVYASRRKNYGLAGQALHSQAITFVHPRTGETMHFETDLPDYYKKVIESFKA, from the coding sequence ATGAAAATGCCGGTTGAATCAAAGATTTGCGGAAATGATGGCGTAAGATTAGACAGCTTTGTCACAGAAGCCTTTGATTCAACGTATTCGAGATCTTTTTACAAGCGTCTTATCGATGACGGAAAGATCAAAGTAAACGGCAAAGTAATTATCAAGGCAGGCACTAAACTTGCAAACGGCGATGTTGTCGAAGCAGATATTCCTGCTCCGGCTCCTGATGATTCATTTATCGCCCAGGATATCCCTCTTGATATCGTTTATGAGGATTCGGACCTTCTCGTTATCAACAAACCGCAGGGAATGGTCGTTCATCCTGCTGCAGGTCACAGCGAAGGAACGCTCGTAAATGCGCTTCTTGCTCACTGCAAAGACGACTTATCCGATATCAACGGCGTTTTAAGACCCGGAATCGTTCACCGTATCGACAAGGATACGTCAGGTCTCATGCTCGCCTGCAAGAATAATTTCACGCATTTAAAGCTCGCCGACATGCTCTCAAGGCACGAGATCGTCAGGGAATACAGGGCTCTTGTATATGGCTATGTAAAAGAAGACAGGGGAATGGTCGATGCGCCCATCGGACGCTCTTCAAATGACAGACGCAAGATGGCAGTAAATAAGGACGGAAAGTCCGCTGTTACGCATTTTGAAGTCGTTGAGAGACTTGGCGAGATAACTGATATGAAGCTCGTTTTAGAGACCGGAAGGACACACCAGATCAGAGTCCATATGGCTTATATTAATCACCCTGTCGTAGGTGATCCTGTATATGCATCAAGGAGAAAGAACTACGGTCTTGCAGGTCAGGCCCTGCACAGCCAGGCTATTACTTTCGTTCACCCGAGGACCGGTGAGACTATGCATTTTGAAACAGACCTTCCCGATTACTACAAGAAGGTCATAGAGAGCTTTAAAGCCTAG
- a CDS encoding signal peptidase II, giving the protein MSDNVVKTREIRPVSCVIFSVIAVILVVVDQLLKRAVVANVEVYDQVDVIKGFFSIYHCRNTGSAFSLFADKPWGIYLLTGISVVLGLGIFYLMLHAALHDMRLLSVAFCLLSSGAIGNLIDRFSLKYVVDYLRFDFGSYTFPIFNFADICAVLGTGLLICIILFGSKYFEEFWNILIKKGKNENAG; this is encoded by the coding sequence ATGAGTGATAATGTGGTTAAGACAAGGGAGATCCGTCCGGTTTCCTGTGTGATATTTTCTGTTATTGCAGTTATTCTTGTAGTTGTTGACCAGCTCCTTAAACGAGCTGTAGTGGCAAATGTGGAAGTTTACGATCAGGTCGATGTGATAAAGGGATTCTTTTCCATCTACCACTGCCGTAATACGGGAAGTGCTTTCTCGCTTTTTGCAGATAAGCCGTGGGGTATTTATCTGCTAACAGGTATTTCCGTAGTCCTGGGCTTAGGCATCTTTTATCTTATGCTCCATGCGGCACTGCACGACATGAGGCTCTTATCTGTTGCTTTCTGCCTTTTGTCTTCAGGCGCTATCGGAAACCTCATAGACAGGTTTTCATTAAAGTATGTTGTTGACTATCTGAGATTTGATTTCGGATCTTATACTTTCCCGATCTTTAATTTCGCCGATATCTGTGCAGTCTTAGGCACCGGTCTTCTGATCTGCATAATCCTTTTCGGCTCGAAGTATTTTGAAGAATTCTGGAATATTCTTATCAAGAAGGGGAAGAATGAAAATGCCGGTTGA